TCGGCCTGCTGGTGACGCTGGCCGCGGTGGGTTCGTTTTCGCTGTTCACGCTGCGGCAGGTGGAAGAGCTGCGGAGGCTGGGGTCGGACATCGTGGACCGGAACCGGCGGGACTCGCTGCAGCTGATCCGCATCCAGGACGACGTGGCGCAGCTCGGGCTGGCGCTGCGGGACATGGCGGAGGGGGCGGAACCGTACCCGATGGAGGCCTATCGGCCGCAGTTCCAGCGGCTGCGGGAGGATCTGGAGAACGCGCTGGCGCTGGAGGCGAAGCTGATGCCCGCCACGCGCACGGAATCTCAGCAGAGGCTGCTGGAGACGGTGTTCGCGCGCTTCTGGAGCGTGCTGGACGAATTGTGGCAGCTGGCCGCAGAAGGCCGTCAGGAGGCGGCCCGCGCGCTGATCCGAACGCGGATCGAGGCCGAGCGGGCCACGCTGGCCACGCTGATTTCGCGGCTGCTGATCCAGAACAACGAAGCGGAAGCGGCGGCGGTGGAAGAGATCCAGGCCATCCACGCCAAGGTGGAGCGGAACCTCTATTTCCTGCTGGCCGCCGTGCTGGCCGCCATCCTGATCACCGGCTCGCTGGTGATCTGGCACGACCGCCGGATGTTCGCGCAGGTGTCCCAGCTGTCGGAACAGCGCAAGGAGCTGGCCGGGCAGGTGATCCGGGTGCAGGAGGATCTGTTCCGGACACTGGCGCGGGAGCTGCACGACGAATTCGGCCAGGTGCTGACGGCCGTTGGCATGATGCTGCTGCGGGTGGAGAAGCGGCTGCCGGAGAACGCCCCGGGGCGCGAGGATCTGCGCGAGGTCCGCGAGATCGCCAACCAGACGCTGGAACGCGTGCGGGGCATGTCGCAGATGCTGCATCCCCCGGTGCTCGACGATTACGGGCTGGAACGCAGCATCGAGTGGTATCTGGGCCAGTTTGAGAAGCAGACCGGACTGAAGGTGCATTACGAGAAGCAGGGGATCGCTCCGTGGATCGGCGATTCGGTGGCGATCCACATGTACCGCATCCTGCAGGAGTCGCTGAACAACGTGGTGCGGCACGCGCGGGTGAAAGAGGCATGGGTGCGCGTGAGCTACGCGCCGGAGAAAATGGAGATGGAGATTGAAGACCATGGCGCCGGGCTGCCGGAGAAGCCCCAGGAGAGCGGGCTCGGCATGATCGGCATGCGCGAGCGCGCCGAACTGCTGGGAGGCCGCATCGAGTTCCGGCGCAGGCCCGGCGGGGGCACGGTGGTGCATGTGGAGGCGCCGCTTGGCATGAAGGGAGGCAACGGATGAGCAGAATCCGGGTGCTGCTGGCCGACGATCATTCTCTCGTACGCAAGGGCTTCCGGCGGATGCTGGAGGACGATCCGGAGATCGAAGTGGTGGGCGAGGCGGCCACGGGGCCGCAGGCGGTGGAAGAGGCCGAGAGGCTGAAGCCGCAGGTCGTCGTGATGGACCTGGCGATGCCGGAGCTCGACGGCATTCAGGCTGCCAGCCAGATTCTGCGCAAAATGCCGGAAACCGGCATTCTCATTCTGTCGATGTACTCGGAAGACACGTACGTGCGGAACGCCTTCGCCGCCGGGGTGAAGGGATATCTGCTGAAGAACGCTCTGGAAGTGGATCTCCCTTATGCCATCAAGGAAATCGCGGCAGGGCGGACCGTGATCGCTCCCGGACTGACTCTGCCCAGCCAGCAGGATGCGCCGAGCGATTTCGAGAAGCTGACGCAGCGGGAGCGCGAGGTGCTGCAGCACATCGTGCAGGGCCGCTCGAACAAGGAGATCGCGGCGATTCTCGGGCTGAGCGTGAACACGGTGGCGGTGCACCGCGCCAACCTGATGCAGGCTCTGGGCATCCACCGCACCGCGGACCTGGTTGTCTACGCGATCAAGAAGGGGCTGGTGACGTTGCCGGAAGGGCCGCTGCCGGAGAAGTGACGGGCGATGCGGCGGCGGGACTTTCTGACAGGGCTCGGGGGGCTTCTGGCGGCGCCGGCGGCCGGACAGCAGAGTCCCGGCTTCCGCTTCACGGATGTGACGCGCGCGGCGGGGATCGATTTCGTCCACAATTCGGGAGCGTTCGGCCGGAAATACCTGCCCGAGACCATGGGCTCCGGCTGCGCGTTTTTCGACTACGACGGCGACGGCTGGCAGGACATCCTCCTGATCAACTCGATGGACTGGCCCGGCCACAAACGCCAGCGCACTACGCTGAAGCTGTACCGCAACAACCGCAACGGGACTTTCACCGACGTGACCCGCGCCGCAGGGCTCGATGTCGAGATCTACGGGCTGGGCGTGGCGATCGGCGATTACAACAACGACGGACACCCGGACGTTTTCATCTCCTGCCTGGGCCAGAGCCGGCTGTTCCGCAACACGGGGAAGGGGACGTTCGTCGACGTGACCCGGCAGAGCGGACTGTGGGGCTACGAGGGGTTCTCGACGTCGGCGATGTGGTTCGACTACGACCGCGACGGACTGCTGGACCTGTTCGTCACGAACTACGTGCGGTGGACGCAGGAAGGCGACATTTTCTGTTCTTTCGACGGCAACAGCAAGGCGTACTGCACGCCGGAGGCTTACCGGGGCGTGACGTGCTGGCTGTTCCGCAACCGCGGCGACGGGACGTTCGAGGACGTGACGGCGAAGTCCGGGGTGCTGGACACGACGTCCAAGTCGCTGGGCGTCACGCTGCTCGACTTCAACAACGACGGCTGGCCGGATGTCTTCGTAGCCAACGACACGCAGCCCAACAAGCTGTACACGAACCTGCGCAACGGGCGGTTTCTCGAACAGGCTGTCCGGATCGGGCTGGCCTTCAGCGAAGACGGGCGCGCGCGCGCCGGCATGGGCGTGGACGCAGCCGACGTGGACAACTCCGGGCTGGTCTCGATCATCGTCACGAACTTCGACAACGAGATGATGGGGCTGTACCGCAGCAACCGCGACGGACAGTTCGTGGACCGCGCGCCGCAGGCAGGCATCGGCCAGGCGACGCGCCACTCGCTGGGGTTCGGCTGTTTTTTCTTCGATCCCGACCTGGACGGCATGCTGGATCTGCTGATCGTCAACGGCCACATTGACGAATCGATCAGCCGCGCGCGCCGCAACGTGACGCACGCGCAGCCGCCGCATCTGTTCATGAACGACGGCAAGGGCAACTTCCGCGACGTGGCGCGGCAGGCGGGCGAGTCCTTCGCCTCGCCGAAGGTCGCGCGCGGCGCAGCCTACGGCGATTTCGACAACGACGGCGACCTGGACGTGCTAATCACCACGAACCACGGACCGGCGTATCTGTACAGAAACGACCTCGACAACGGCCATCAGAGCGTCCGCCTGCGGCTGATCGGGACGAAGTCGAACCGCGACGCCGTCGGCGCGGTGATCAAGTTCGAATCGCCCGGGCTGGCGGGTTCGCGGACGGTGAAATCGGCGACGGGATACCTGTCGCAGTCCGAAATGCCTGTCACGATCGGACTGGGGCGCCGGGAGGCGCTGCAGCGCATCACGGTTTTCTGGCCCAGCGGGAGGACCGAGGAGTACAGGAACCTCAAAGCCGGCGGCCGTTTCATCATCGAAGAGGGCAAGGGACTCAGACCCTGGCAGGTCTGAGAGCGGCCCCTTCGGCCGGCACAAAACCCGCCTTTTCTGTTTTTGGGCCCTGCGCTGCGGCAGCCTCCACGCGCAGCGTAGAACGAACGTACTACGCGGTCACAGTACCACTACAGGTTGGTTGCCGCCCAGCCGCCCGATAGCCTGAAGGGGGGGCCGCGCGCTTTCGCCGGCCGCCCGATGGCGTCCGCATCAGGATCCGGAATTGACGGGAAAACCTTGAGGATTCGCGTTCAGATCACGAGAGCACGCCGTGGGGTCCGCCGCCCCAGAGTCCCGGGAGGATGGGCGCCCTCACTGCTGGCGCTGATCTTCCTGTCGGCGTCCGCAGGGGTTCTGTACGTGCGCTGGATCCGTCATCCGGATGTGCCGGACTGGGACGGAGGCGGGAGGATCCGCAGTTACCTGGACCGCCTGGTGGAGCGCGGGGTTCAGCCGCCGCGGCGACTCGTCTATCCCTACTCGGTCATTCCGGGGGGCGTCGCCTCGCCGGAAGAGGTCGCCGAGGCGATGAAGCGGGATGAGGTGGTGGCCCGGCATTACCGCGGATTCGACGCCCGCCGCGGACGCACGATGACGCTGCGCGAACCCCGGCTCGCCTACGTCTCCTACCGCATCAGGGACGAAGTCTATTTCACGAAGAAACCCGTGCGGCTGTATGCCGGAGAGCAGATCATCACCGACGGCAGAACCACGATCCGCGCCCGCTGCGGCAACAAGGTGGAGGAAGCTCCGCAGATGGCCGTCAGTCCGGAAGAGCCGCCCGAAGAGGTTCTGAACGCTCCCCGGCTCGAAACGGAACCCGAGAGGCCGCCCCTGGGAGCGCCGGCTTTGACCGAACCTGCCGCGCCGCAGGAGACGCCGCTTGCCGCCGTGGTTCCGCCGCCGGACTTCAAGCCGCTCGGAACGCCTGTCCGGGGACCGGGCGCCGCCTGGCTGACTCCGGGACCGCCCATGGGTCTCGCGCCCCCGTCACCCCGTCCCGGACCGCCCGGGGTGCTGCCGCCGCCTCCTCCTGGAACGCCACCGCCTGACACTGTGGCACCGCCGCCGGGCGCAGGGCCGCCGCCCGTGGCGCCGCCTCCGGGCGCACCGCCGGGCACGGTCCCTCCAGGCACGCCTCCGCCTGGCCCGCCCGGACCGCCGCCCACAACGCCGCCGCCGGGGACGCCCCCAACCTCGACGCCACCGGGCACTCCGCCTCCTCCGGGGACGCCGCCCACGACGCCTCCGGCCACAAGGCCGCCGGGCACGCCGCCTCCCGGGACACCGCCGACGGCGCCTCCAGGTACGCCGCCGGAAACACCCCCGGGAACGCCGCCCACGGTCCCTCCGGGGAATCCACCCGCGACGACCCCGCCCGGGACTCCAGTGACGCCTCCAACCGTGCCGCCGGCAGGAGACGTTCCCCCGGCGGTACTGCCGCCTCCCCCGCCGGAGACGGATGTTCCGCCGGACATCCTGCTGCCGCCGGACGTCACGCCGCCCCCGGACGTGCCGGAACCGCCAGAAATTCCGGAGCCTTCCACCTATGCCCTGGTGGCCATCGGCCTGCTGGCGCTGCCCCTGCTCCGGCAGGCGCGGAGACGGAGCCGCCAGCACCCGGCTGATTGATGGCGCGAGTTAGAATGGGCATGACCCCGGCCTGAAAGCGGTTGGCAGAAATCCCTCCGCTGGACCGAATGGAGGTTTGCATGAATCGAAGGACATTCCTGGCAGCAGGCGCGCTTTCCGCCTCGGCGGCCCAGCCTGCGGCTGTGCGCGTGGGCATCATCGGCTGCGGCTGGTGGGGCGGAGTGAACCTCCGCGCCGCCTACCAGGAAGGCGGCGTGACCTGCGTGTCGCTGTGCGACGCCGACTCGAAGATGCTGGACGACATGGCCGCCAGCGTCGAAAAGCAGGAAGGACGACGCCCGCGCCTGTTCAGGCACTACGAGGAGATGCTGGACGCGGGCGGGCTGGACGCCGTGATCCTCGCCACGCCGCCCCACTGGCATGCTCTGCCCTTCATCGCTGCCTGCAGGCGCAAGCTGGCGATCTACTCCGAGAAGCCCCTGGCCTACGACATCCGCGAAGGCAGGGCCATGGTGGATGCGTGGAAGAAAGCGGGCAACATCGTCCAGGTGGGTTTCCAGCGGCGGCAGAGCCCCGCGTTCGCCGCGGCGGGCGATTACATCCGCAGCGGTGCTCCCGGGCGGGTCGTTCAGGTCGACGTCAACATCCACTACACGGCTGTGCCGCTGGACAACACGCCGCAGGCGCCTCCGCCCACTCTGGACTGGGACCTGTGGTGCGGACCTGCGCCGAAGCTTCCGTACTCGCCCAACGTCGGCCACCGCGCCTGGCGCCTGGAGGAGACGACCGGCAACGGGCACCTGGTGGACTGGGGCATCCATCTGATCGACGCCACGCGCGTGATGCTCGGCCTGGGCATGCCGAAGAAAGTGACGGCCGCTGGCGGCATCTATCATTACAAGGGGCGCATCACGACGCCCGACACGCTGACGGCGCATTTCGAGTTTGATTCATGCCCGGTCGTGTGGCGGCACCGGCTGTGGGGCGCCGTGGAGCGAGATCCCGAGTTCTCGAATGGCGTCACCGTGTTCTGCGAGAAAGAGACCGTGTTCGTGACCGATCAGCGCTGGATCGTGTTCCCGAAAGGCAAGGACGCGCAGCGGCGCGTCGAGGAGATCAAGCCGCCGGCCGATCTGAGCCGCAAGCACGTGGGCGAGTTTCTGGAGTGCGTGCGGGCCTCCCGGCCAGCGCCCTGCACGCCGGAAGACGCCTTCCGCTCCACGGCCACCGTGCAGCTTGGCATGATCGCCTGGAAGGCGGGCCGCACGATCGAGTGGGACGAGCGCGGCGAGAGAATCCCGAACGACGCCGCCGCGAACGCCATGCTGAAGCGGGAATACCGCGCCCCTTACAAGCATCCGTGGAGCGGCCGGGCGTAGACGCGAGGAGGCAAAATGAGCGATCCTGTTGTGCCGCTGACGCTGGAGGGCGCGGCGGTTCTGCACCAGATGTTCCGCATCCGCTGGGACGAGTGGCGCGCGCTGGACGCCCACTCCCGCCACGTCGCGCTGGAAGAGGCGCGCGAGTGGCTGCAGACGAAGGAGGGCGCGGAGGGAGGCGAGCAGTCAGCCGCCTACGCCATGCTCGGGCACAAGGGCGATCTGATGCTGCTGCACTTCCGCCGCGACTTCACCGGACTGCTGGAAGCCGAGCAGAACGTGCGCCAGGCCCGGATCGGGCGGTATCTGGAAATCACCAACTCGTTTCTCAGCGTCGTCGAGCTGGGCCTTTATGAATCGACGCGGAAGATTTGCGAAGAGCTGGCCGCGCGCGGGCTCGCCCCGGGCACCCCGGAATGGGACGCCGCGGTGAAGGAGACCCTTGAGCGGCAGCGGAAGGCCATGGCGCCGCGGCTCTGGCCTGAGATTCCCGAGAGCCGCTACCTGTGCTTCTATCCGATGGATCGCAAGCGCGGCGAGCTGAAGAACTGGTATCAGGTTCCCTTCGCCGACCGGCAGCGGATGATGCACGAGCATGGCCTGGTGGGGCGCAAATACGCGGGCACGGTGCGGCAGATCATCTCCGGCTCCATCGGGTTCGACGATTGGGAGTGGGGCGTGGACCTGTTCGCCGACGATCCGCTCGAGTTCAAGCGGCTCATCTACGAAATGCGCTTCGACGAAGTCAGCGCGGTCTATGCGCTGTTCGGCCCCTTCTATATCGGCATCCGCGTGCCCAGCGAGAAAATGGATGCGCTGATGCGGGGCGACGTGCGGGGCTCGATCAGCTGAGCCGGCTGGCGGACGAACCGCGGGCGGGAAAAAGGGGAATTGTGTTCCTGTCCCGTTTTTTTCACTATGCTGGGGACAGGTGACACGCGTCCATGTTGTACGAGAAAACATCCCAGAAATCGATGGCCGAGATCGAACTGGCGCTGCGCGACTCGGCGGCGCGCCACAAGTTCGGCGTGATCCACGTGCATGATCTGCAGAAGACGATGAAGGAAAAGGGCGTCGACTTCGGCGGCGAGTGCGCCATCTTCGAGGTCTGCAACCCCCACCAGGCCAAGCGCGCGCTGGAAGCCGAGCCAGCCATCTCCACGGTTCTCCCCTGCCGCATCTCCGTCTACCAGCGCGGCGAACAGCGCGTCATCGCCACATTTCTTCCTACGGCGATGATGCAGTTGTTCGACTCCGCCGGCCTGCGGCCCGTGGCCGAAGAAGTGGAAACCGTTGTCAAAGCCATGATCGACGAGTCAGCCTGATGCAGAAGCCGCGCCCCGGCAGGCTAGAATTTTGTCAATGGGAAAACTGCTCCGCACGGGTGCGTGGATTCTGGTTGCACTCATTGGCGCCTTCGCTCTGGCCGGCGTCGCCCTGAAGCGCGGCGAGCCGGTCAACAGCGCCTGGCTGGTCACGGCGGCTGTGTGCACCTACCTGGCCGGATACCGCTTTTATTCGGCCTTCATCGCGGCGAAGGTGATGGCGCTCGACGACCGCCGCGCCACGCCCGCCGAGCGGCTCCGCAACGGCCATGATTTCGAGCCGACGAACAAGTGGATCGTCTTCGGCCACCACTTTGCGGCCATCGCCGGGCCGGGGCCGCTGGTGGGGCCGACGCTGGCGGCGCAGTTCGGCTACCTGCCCGGCACGCTGTGGATCATCCTCGGCGTCGTGATCGGCGGGGCGGTGCAGGATTTCGTCGTCCTGTTCGCCAGCGTGCGCCGCGACGGCAAATCGCTGGGGCAGATGGCGCGCGAAGAGATCGGCCGCATTGGCGGAGGCATTGCGCTGCTCACCGTGCTGCTGATCATGATCATCCTGCTGGCGGTCATCGGCCTGGTCGTGGTCAACGCGTTGAAAGGCAGCCCGTGGGGG
This DNA window, taken from Bryobacteraceae bacterium, encodes the following:
- a CDS encoding oxidoreductase, producing MNRRTFLAAGALSASAAQPAAVRVGIIGCGWWGGVNLRAAYQEGGVTCVSLCDADSKMLDDMAASVEKQEGRRPRLFRHYEEMLDAGGLDAVILATPPHWHALPFIAACRRKLAIYSEKPLAYDIREGRAMVDAWKKAGNIVQVGFQRRQSPAFAAAGDYIRSGAPGRVVQVDVNIHYTAVPLDNTPQAPPPTLDWDLWCGPAPKLPYSPNVGHRAWRLEETTGNGHLVDWGIHLIDATRVMLGLGMPKKVTAAGGIYHYKGRITTPDTLTAHFEFDSCPVVWRHRLWGAVERDPEFSNGVTVFCEKETVFVTDQRWIVFPKGKDAQRRVEEIKPPADLSRKHVGEFLECVRASRPAPCTPEDAFRSTATVQLGMIAWKAGRTIEWDERGERIPNDAAANAMLKREYRAPYKHPWSGRA
- a CDS encoding DNA-binding response regulator, whose translation is MSRIRVLLADDHSLVRKGFRRMLEDDPEIEVVGEAATGPQAVEEAERLKPQVVVMDLAMPELDGIQAASQILRKMPETGILILSMYSEDTYVRNAFAAGVKGYLLKNALEVDLPYAIKEIAAGRTVIAPGLTLPSQQDAPSDFEKLTQREREVLQHIVQGRSNKEIAAILGLSVNTVAVHRANLMQALGIHRTADLVVYAIKKGLVTLPEGPLPEK
- a CDS encoding putative heme-dependent peroxidase gives rise to the protein MSDPVVPLTLEGAAVLHQMFRIRWDEWRALDAHSRHVALEEAREWLQTKEGAEGGEQSAAYAMLGHKGDLMLLHFRRDFTGLLEAEQNVRQARIGRYLEITNSFLSVVELGLYESTRKICEELAARGLAPGTPEWDAAVKETLERQRKAMAPRLWPEIPESRYLCFYPMDRKRGELKNWYQVPFADRQRMMHEHGLVGRKYAGTVRQIISGSIGFDDWEWGVDLFADDPLEFKRLIYEMRFDEVSAVYALFGPFYIGIRVPSEKMDALMRGDVRGSIS
- a CDS encoding RNA-binding protein; this translates as MRRRDFLTGLGGLLAAPAAGQQSPGFRFTDVTRAAGIDFVHNSGAFGRKYLPETMGSGCAFFDYDGDGWQDILLINSMDWPGHKRQRTTLKLYRNNRNGTFTDVTRAAGLDVEIYGLGVAIGDYNNDGHPDVFISCLGQSRLFRNTGKGTFVDVTRQSGLWGYEGFSTSAMWFDYDRDGLLDLFVTNYVRWTQEGDIFCSFDGNSKAYCTPEAYRGVTCWLFRNRGDGTFEDVTAKSGVLDTTSKSLGVTLLDFNNDGWPDVFVANDTQPNKLYTNLRNGRFLEQAVRIGLAFSEDGRARAGMGVDAADVDNSGLVSIIVTNFDNEMMGLYRSNRDGQFVDRAPQAGIGQATRHSLGFGCFFFDPDLDGMLDLLIVNGHIDESISRARRNVTHAQPPHLFMNDGKGNFRDVARQAGESFASPKVARGAAYGDFDNDGDLDVLITTNHGPAYLYRNDLDNGHQSVRLRLIGTKSNRDAVGAVIKFESPGLAGSRTVKSATGYLSQSEMPVTIGLGRREALQRITVFWPSGRTEEYRNLKAGGRFIIEEGKGLRPWQV